The sequence below is a genomic window from Paenibacillus silvisoli.
TGCCGCTAAGCACATCCGCCTCGTGGCGCGATATGGAGCAATTTTTCGACTACTATCTGGATACGTTCTTCGGAACGGTTTACCGGGCGTACCGCAAATACGATCCGAACCATCTCCTGCTGGGAGACCGGTGGATCACAACGACGTTCCACGACGAGAAGATCAGGAGCGCGCTCGCCAAAGCGGAAGGCAAATACACGGATGTCATCAGCATTAACTATTACACCTACAAGCTCGAGGCCGATCTCTTGAAAGAGGTTTACGAGAAGTCGGGCGGCAAGCCGATTCTGTTCAGCGAATTCGGCTATGGCACGGGCGAGCAGGGACTGGCGCCACTTCTTCCCAACTCGGCGGCGAATCAATTCCAAAGGGGAATGCGTTACCGGAATTACGTGGAAGGCGCTGCCGTTATGCCTTACGTTGTAGGCGCGCATCTGTTCAATTACGTGGATCAAGCCGGGCTTGGCAGGTACTGGCAGGGCGAATGGGGAGAACGCTACAACTCCGGACTCGTAAACGTCGCGGACCGCCCTTACAAGGAGTATGTGAAAGCGATCATGGATACGAACTACGACATTTACAAAGTCATGCTCGGGCAGCGTCAGAAATTTTATTATGATTTCAAAAAATAAGAACGTATAAGTTTCACCTTATACGATGCTTATTTTTCTCCGGGATGAAACGCGCCGCGCCGCCAAAGGACGGCGTTAGCCGTTTCACCTTGACAAAAAGTAAATGGTTCCAGGAGGTGCGCGTTGGTCGATTCGAGCGGCAACAACCTTGTTTTCCTACTCTGTACGCCGAGGAGCGGAAGCTCTCTGGCCACGGTCATGCTCCAAAATCATAGCCGATTGTTCGCCACGCAGGAAATGTGGTTCCTGATGAGTCTGCGCGATTTGCAGTCGCCGCAGCGCCGGGCTTATGGCGGGACGGGCATTCTCAACCAGTTTTATAACGGCGTTCTGCCGCAGCACGCGTTCGAAGAGGCTTGCCGCTCTTTTGCAAGCCGGGTCTATAACGGCTTGCTGCAAAGCTGCGCCGGCGCGGAGATGGTGATCGACAAGTCGCCGCGGTATTACTACTTGCTTGAATTTCTGGATGCTTTGTTCCCGCGGTCGAAACGGATCTGGTTAATCCGGAACCCGTTCGCGGTCCTCTCCTCATATAAGAAAGTAAGCGGCCAGCGGGGGACGAGCTTCAATCTGATGAATGACCTGCGCGCTTCCGCATTCGATATGAAGGTCGCCGATCTGACGATTGGGTTGTTCCGTTACTTCCGGTATTTCGCCGCCCAAAACAACCCTTATGCGCACCGGTTGTCCTACGAGCGGCTCGTGACCGACCCTAAAGAGCAGTTAAGCGAGGTTTGCCGGTTTCTGGGCGTTGCTTATGAAGAGGGGATGGAGGCGTACGGGAATTACAGGCATTCCCCCAAGTCCGACTTGTATTACAGCATGGGGGTTGGCGATCCGTTCGTAGCCAATCATACGGAGCCTAATCAAGCTTCCGTCCACATCTGGAAAGAGGTGCTGGACAAGCAGGAAATCGACATGTACGGCCGGGCGCTTGGGGCGCGAATCTTCCATGATCTCGGCTACGGCGAGCAGCTGGCGGAAGCCGAGCGGCTGACGGGCGTACGGTTTGAGCAGGAACCGGACGAAGAGCTGCTGGCTTTATGCGCGAAACGGTTGTCGGATGCGACAGGCTGCAGGTGGGAATCGGATTACGGGATGAGAACCGATCCGGGCGCGACATGGAACGGCATGGAGCCGGAACGGAGCGAGGACGAAAGATGGCTGAGCCCGGAAGTGCTTCAGCTGCAGATGACCGTTCGCATGCTCGAGAAGCGGCTGGCAAACAGCGCCGGCGAACAGGAACAGCTGAAATCGCAGCTTAACGCAATGAGGGGGAAGGCGAATCGGTTAAAAACGATCATTCCGTTCGGCGATCGTCTGTCTCGTCTGGCTTCGGCTTACTTGGCTCACGGCGGGTGGAAAAAATGAGCGCCATGGTCGGTCTGCTCCACTATGACGCCCAGCCGGTCAGCTTCAAGGACAGCGACGCCATGATGGAAGCCATGCGGCTTTACGATGCCGACGACGCTCATATGTGGGCGAGAGGGCCGGTATTCCTCGGGTGCCGAGCCAAGTGGATTACGCCCGAATCCGTGGGGGAACGGCTTCCCTTTTTCGACAGGAACAGAAGAATGGCGATCACTGCCGATGCCATCATCGACAACCGCCGCGAATTGTTTCATCTGCTGCATGTTAGGCCTGGCGATCGCGGCACGATGACGGACAGCGAGCTGATCTTGCTCGCTTATCGGAAATGGGGGCGGAAGGCGCCTGAATATTTGATCGGCGACTTCGCTTTCGTCATTTGGGATCAGGAGAAGCGGCAGCTGTTCGGCGCAAGGGATTTGCTCGGTCACCGCTCCCTCTATTACTATCGCGACGTTCGGCGATTCGCCTTCGGCACGACGATGGCGCCTTTATTTACATTGCCGGGAGTGGTCAAGGAGCTGCACGAGCCATGGCTCGCGGAATTTATGGCGATCCCGGAAATGTTCGAGTCGACCGACGTGAGCTCCACGCCCTACAGACGCATTCATCAACTGCCGCCGGCACATACGTTTACCGTTTCGAATGGACGTGTTTCGTTCTCGCCGTACGGTTCACTGGAGCCGAAGGAGATGC
It includes:
- a CDS encoding sulfotransferase family protein: MVDSSGNNLVFLLCTPRSGSSLATVMLQNHSRLFATQEMWFLMSLRDLQSPQRRAYGGTGILNQFYNGVLPQHAFEEACRSFASRVYNGLLQSCAGAEMVIDKSPRYYYLLEFLDALFPRSKRIWLIRNPFAVLSSYKKVSGQRGTSFNLMNDLRASAFDMKVADLTIGLFRYFRYFAAQNNPYAHRLSYERLVTDPKEQLSEVCRFLGVAYEEGMEAYGNYRHSPKSDLYYSMGVGDPFVANHTEPNQASVHIWKEVLDKQEIDMYGRALGARIFHDLGYGEQLAEAERLTGVRFEQEPDEELLALCAKRLSDATGCRWESDYGMRTDPGATWNGMEPERSEDERWLSPEVLQLQMTVRMLEKRLANSAGEQEQLKSQLNAMRGKANRLKTIIPFGDRLSRLASAYLAHGGWKK